From Pedobacter indicus, a single genomic window includes:
- a CDS encoding glycosyltransferase gives MTKTIVVSAVNLNKGGTLAVLRDCLAYLSSLAVKKDVRIVAIVYKRELADFPNIEYVETQWPKKRWVNRLWYEYVTLKKVSKELGDVYLWFSLHDTTPNVAAKRRAVYCHNSFSFYKWSIHDLLFAPKIALFAIFTKYIYGKNIHKNDYLVVQQQWFKRAMVDMFNVDRSKVIVAPPKTPSVRYKTGRGNIGEALSAYTFLFPATADSHKNFQLICEACEILEKQRGMKDFQVYLTISGVENKYTNWLYKKWGHLKSLKFIGYLKRESLLQRYNEVNCLLFPSKVETWGLPITEFSAFNKPMLLADLPYAHETAAGHNQVAFFDPDNAEILAEQMMALIKGNTSILMEVPEVSSNEPLARSWESLFSILLWDTKQIVNNEDSTGR, from the coding sequence ATGACGAAGACGATTGTGGTTTCTGCTGTTAATCTGAATAAGGGTGGGACTCTAGCGGTCTTGCGTGATTGCTTAGCATATCTTTCTTCACTAGCTGTAAAGAAAGATGTTCGCATTGTAGCAATTGTCTACAAACGCGAATTGGCTGATTTTCCAAATATCGAATATGTTGAAACGCAATGGCCTAAGAAGCGATGGGTAAACCGGCTTTGGTATGAATATGTGACACTAAAAAAAGTTTCAAAAGAACTTGGAGACGTGTATTTATGGTTTTCCCTGCATGATACAACACCGAATGTGGCGGCAAAACGGAGGGCAGTTTACTGTCACAACTCGTTTTCATTCTATAAGTGGAGTATTCATGATTTGCTTTTCGCTCCTAAAATAGCTCTATTCGCCATATTTACGAAGTATATCTATGGGAAGAATATTCATAAGAATGATTATCTGGTTGTTCAGCAGCAATGGTTCAAAAGGGCGATGGTGGATATGTTTAATGTAGACCGGTCAAAAGTTATCGTTGCACCACCGAAAACCCCATCAGTGAGGTATAAGACGGGGCGGGGCAACATAGGTGAAGCTTTATCTGCCTATACATTCTTGTTTCCAGCTACGGCTGACAGTCATAAAAACTTTCAATTGATTTGTGAAGCGTGTGAAATATTGGAAAAACAAAGAGGCATGAAAGATTTTCAAGTGTATTTGACGATAAGCGGTGTAGAGAATAAATATACAAATTGGTTGTACAAGAAATGGGGCCATTTAAAGTCGCTCAAATTTATTGGCTACCTAAAACGGGAAAGTTTATTGCAACGGTATAATGAAGTTAATTGCCTGTTGTTTCCATCTAAGGTGGAAACCTGGGGCTTGCCGATTACTGAATTTTCCGCTTTTAATAAGCCAATGCTCTTGGCGGACTTGCCCTATGCCCATGAAACGGCTGCTGGTCATAATCAAGTGGCGTTTTTTGATCCGGACAATGCAGAGATACTGGCTGAACAGATGATGGCTTTGATTAAAGGGAACACTTCTATTTTAATGGAAGTACCTGAGGTGTCAAGCAATGAACCTTTAGCGAGGTCTTGGGAATCGTTATTCTCGATATTATTATGGGATACAAAACAAATAGTAAACAATGAAGATTCTACAGGTCGGTAA
- a CDS encoding glycosyltransferase family 4 protein, which produces MRIVYNIAATYNSGGMERVLANKANYLVRQGHEVMVVTTDQQGRKPYFELDNRITHHDLGINYSAGQGKGLLEKAVSYWFKQRLHKRRLEKLLIGHKADIVISMFDHEVSFLHGIADGSKKVAEIHFSRFKRLQYGRKGLWGLVDSWRSKRDQKLAGCYDRFVVLTHEDSAYWAGLSNINVIPNANSFEPSKVASLDEKRVIAVGRYDYQKAFDELIYIWKEIKTRYPDWKLFIYGDGPRRKELEELIKALYLQDVVQLLPSVKDIENEYLKSSVLVMTSRYEGLPMALLEGQACGLPLVAYGCKCGPKDVIDDGRNGYLIAEGDRHSFAEKLMLLMGNADTRKQMGHEAKRLSASFSEEVIMAKWRALFDGLLQEGGER; this is translated from the coding sequence ATGAGAATCGTTTATAACATAGCGGCTACCTATAACTCGGGCGGAATGGAGAGGGTATTGGCTAATAAGGCTAATTACTTGGTGCGCCAGGGACATGAGGTGATGGTGGTGACGACGGATCAGCAGGGGCGGAAACCCTATTTTGAACTGGATAATAGGATTACACATCATGATCTGGGGATTAACTATAGTGCGGGACAGGGTAAAGGTCTCTTGGAAAAGGCTGTGAGCTACTGGTTTAAACAGAGATTGCATAAACGAAGATTGGAGAAACTTTTGATCGGTCATAAAGCGGATATTGTGATTTCAATGTTTGATCATGAGGTTTCTTTTTTGCATGGTATTGCCGACGGCAGCAAAAAGGTGGCAGAGATTCATTTCTCGCGTTTTAAACGCTTGCAATATGGCCGCAAGGGATTATGGGGGCTTGTTGACAGTTGGCGAAGTAAAAGGGATCAGAAGTTAGCGGGCTGTTACGATCGCTTTGTGGTGTTAACACATGAAGATAGTGCATATTGGGCGGGGCTGTCGAATATAAACGTAATTCCAAACGCTAATAGCTTTGAGCCGAGTAAGGTAGCTTCACTTGATGAGAAGAGGGTAATCGCGGTTGGGAGATATGACTACCAAAAGGCATTTGATGAGCTGATTTATATTTGGAAGGAGATAAAAACACGCTACCCCGACTGGAAGCTATTTATTTATGGAGATGGTCCGCGTAGAAAGGAGCTGGAAGAGCTGATTAAAGCCTTGTACTTGCAAGATGTTGTACAGCTCCTGCCGTCGGTTAAAGATATTGAAAATGAGTATTTGAAGAGTAGTGTCCTGGTGATGACTTCTCGTTATGAGGGCTTGCCGATGGCTCTGCTGGAAGGGCAGGCTTGTGGTTTGCCTTTGGTAGCCTATGGATGTAAGTGCGGGCCGAAGGACGTGATTGATGATGGTAGAAATGGTTACCTGATAGCCGAGGGTGACCGGCATAGCTTTGCCGAAAAACTTATGCTTTTAATGGGTAATGCGGATACTAGAAAGCAAATGGGACATGAAGCAAAGCGTTTGTCTGCTAGCTTTTCGGAAGAAGTGATCATGGCGAAGTGGCGGGCCCTGTTCGATGGCTTGCTGCAGGAAGGGGGTGAACGATGA
- a CDS encoding glycosyltransferase: MKILQVGKFYPIRGGIEKVMYDLTLGLSAEGVHCDMLCATTEGYRGGVIELNSYGRVIAVKTQWKFSATMIAPAMITRLRRIANEYDMIHIHHPDPMASLALFLSGYKRKVILHWHSDILKQKLLLKLYAPLQRWLIKRADLIVGTTPVYVRESPFLKGMLDKIDYIPIGVEAISADKEQVELLRRKYDGYRLIFSLGRLVEYKGYKYLIEALAKLDDTYRLAIGGIGPLRGELEELVDHLGVRSRVEFLGYVSDEDVPKYFEACDLFCLSSIWKTEAFAIVQIEAMSCGKPVVSTHIKGSGVSWVNADQVSGLVVPAEDADALANAIKKLMDDRELYEQVALGGRRRYKELFTRKKMVDKSLSLYRKLLKS, from the coding sequence ATGAAGATTCTACAGGTCGGTAAGTTTTACCCCATTCGAGGAGGGATTGAAAAGGTGATGTACGACCTGACTTTAGGGTTGTCGGCAGAAGGGGTTCATTGTGATATGTTGTGTGCAACAACGGAAGGGTACCGGGGCGGTGTCATAGAACTGAATAGCTACGGCAGGGTGATAGCTGTCAAGACGCAATGGAAGTTTTCGGCAACGATGATTGCTCCGGCGATGATTACAAGGCTTCGCCGAATAGCTAATGAATATGATATGATTCATATTCACCATCCAGATCCAATGGCGAGTCTTGCTTTGTTTTTATCAGGCTATAAAAGAAAAGTGATTCTGCATTGGCATAGTGATATTTTAAAGCAAAAATTATTACTGAAGCTCTATGCGCCGCTACAGCGTTGGCTGATAAAAAGGGCGGATCTGATAGTAGGGACAACGCCGGTTTATGTACGTGAATCGCCATTTTTGAAAGGGATGCTAGATAAAATAGATTATATCCCGATTGGTGTGGAAGCGATTTCTGCCGATAAGGAGCAGGTGGAACTCTTGCGAAGAAAATATGACGGCTATAGGTTGATTTTCTCATTAGGTAGGTTGGTAGAGTATAAGGGTTATAAATACTTGATTGAGGCGTTGGCCAAACTTGATGATACTTACAGGCTTGCGATTGGAGGAATTGGGCCGCTGAGAGGTGAGTTGGAAGAATTGGTTGACCACCTAGGTGTAAGAAGTCGGGTAGAGTTTCTAGGCTATGTGAGTGATGAAGATGTGCCGAAGTATTTTGAGGCTTGCGATCTGTTCTGCTTAAGTTCGATCTGGAAAACAGAGGCTTTTGCGATTGTTCAGATTGAAGCGATGTCTTGCGGGAAGCCCGTTGTATCCACTCACATTAAGGGCTCGGGGGTAAGCTGGGTAAACGCGGATCAGGTTTCTGGACTGGTGGTACCGGCAGAGGATGCTGACGCATTGGCGAATGCGATTAAGAAATTGATGGATGACCGGGAGCTATATGAGCAGGTGGCTTTGGGGGGGCGGCGACGATATAAAGAGCTTTTTACGCGCAAAAAGATGGTTGACAAGAGCTTAAGTCTATACAGGAAACTTCTAAAATCGTAA
- a CDS encoding beta-1,6-N-acetylglucosaminyltransferase: MKHAYLILAHNEFDVLRLLIQAIDDPRNDIYIHFDKKLKELPLLKSEFAKIRYIDNRVNVSWGDLSVVEAEYALFETATKEGEYAYYHLLSGVDMPLCSQDDIHRFFDLYQGKEFIGFSQGDMNAHIARKVQRYHLFPKDFKVSVSVGGFFKRAIRYVALRIQYLFGIYRNKGINFKKGTQWVSLTHDFVLYILQNKNEVMETYHHTFCADEIFVQTLCWNSHFVQNIYHLSDEGYGSMRMIGWKNNKLPAWKVEDLDVLLSSKAMFARKFSTEHIEVAEKILRKIEMEKECLNK, encoded by the coding sequence ATGAAACACGCTTATCTGATATTAGCTCATAACGAATTTGATGTTTTGCGTTTGTTGATTCAAGCAATCGACGATCCTAGGAACGATATTTATATTCATTTCGATAAGAAATTAAAAGAGTTACCGCTCTTAAAATCTGAGTTTGCAAAAATAAGGTATATCGATAATCGGGTTAATGTATCCTGGGGTGATCTTTCTGTGGTTGAAGCAGAATACGCGTTGTTCGAGACTGCGACCAAAGAGGGTGAGTATGCGTATTATCATCTCTTATCTGGTGTGGATATGCCATTGTGTTCGCAAGATGATATTCATCGGTTTTTTGATCTTTATCAGGGGAAGGAGTTTATTGGTTTTTCGCAGGGAGACATGAACGCTCATATCGCCCGAAAGGTTCAACGCTATCATCTATTCCCAAAGGATTTCAAAGTTTCGGTGAGCGTAGGAGGTTTTTTTAAACGTGCGATTCGGTACGTCGCTCTTCGTATACAATATCTTTTTGGTATTTACAGAAACAAAGGAATCAACTTTAAGAAGGGTACCCAATGGGTGAGCCTAACGCATGATTTTGTACTTTATATTCTACAAAACAAAAATGAGGTTATGGAGACTTATCATCATACCTTTTGTGCCGATGAGATTTTTGTGCAGACCTTATGTTGGAACTCACACTTCGTCCAAAATATATATCATCTATCAGATGAGGGTTATGGATCGATGCGCATGATCGGTTGGAAGAATAATAAATTGCCAGCATGGAAGGTAGAGGATTTGGATGTATTGCTGAGTTCAAAAGCGATGTTCGCAAGAAAATTTAGTACAGAGCATATTGAGGTTGCTGAGAAAATTCTCAGAAAGATAGAAATGGAAAAGGAGTGCTTAAATAAGTAA
- a CDS encoding PqqD family protein, with the protein MRLRDDLMLRHLGDDHVIVDPGQEMVDMSKVYTLNETAAFLWNELHGKDFSEADIVKLLMENYDVDIELAEKDTKQLLTDFKKQGLLAGN; encoded by the coding sequence ATGAGATTGAGAGATGATTTGATGCTAAGACATTTGGGGGATGATCATGTGATTGTTGATCCGGGTCAGGAAATGGTGGATATGTCCAAGGTATATACGCTAAATGAAACTGCGGCATTTTTATGGAATGAGCTGCACGGCAAAGATTTTTCAGAAGCGGATATTGTGAAGCTTCTGATGGAAAATTATGATGTAGATATTGAACTCGCAGAGAAGGATACAAAGCAGTTATTGACCGATTTTAAGAAACAAGGTTTACTGGCAGGAAACTAA
- a CDS encoding nucleotidyltransferase domain-containing protein encodes MNTKVTHAFFTLLRSGLWDTPIDRVDCFPLDDKGWDDLYDLAIKQTVEALVFDGVQRLDSGLLPKKALLVKWLVRVEKIAQRNTWMDRLVAEQARFLKEVGLDPMLVKGQGLAVCYVRPERRLCGDIDWYFGSRVAYRRANELIGSKGIEVNSTAGFSCSYKWNGCEVEHHQRLFDLYNPFCQAALRRMEEFEKAECMRVVIGDTEALVPSPMMQCVQVSTHILKHLLSFGVGLRQLCDVARLYFTYHDEVDGLALKRIYRKVYIEKWVHLLHELLVRYIGLPTVYLPFESKEHVSADWVMTDILEGGNFGFHNEDSSSGSGRDRKKLWWNAKRYFRYAPMEVLSFPLVHFYSRLIS; translated from the coding sequence ATGAACACGAAGGTTACACATGCATTTTTCACGCTTTTGCGATCAGGTCTTTGGGATACGCCAATTGATCGGGTGGATTGCTTCCCTCTGGACGATAAGGGGTGGGATGATTTGTATGACCTTGCCATTAAACAGACTGTGGAGGCTTTGGTTTTTGACGGGGTTCAGCGACTGGATTCTGGTCTTTTACCGAAGAAAGCATTGCTGGTTAAATGGCTGGTCCGGGTAGAGAAGATTGCACAGCGGAATACATGGATGGATAGACTGGTGGCTGAACAGGCCAGGTTTTTAAAGGAGGTAGGGCTTGATCCGATGTTGGTAAAAGGGCAGGGTTTAGCTGTTTGCTATGTGCGACCAGAAAGGCGACTTTGCGGGGATATTGATTGGTATTTTGGTTCAAGGGTAGCTTACCGTCGGGCTAATGAACTGATTGGAAGTAAAGGCATTGAAGTGAATAGTACAGCAGGCTTTAGTTGTTCCTATAAATGGAATGGATGTGAAGTGGAGCATCATCAACGCTTGTTTGATTTGTATAATCCCTTTTGCCAGGCTGCTCTCCGTCGTATGGAAGAGTTTGAGAAGGCTGAGTGTATGCGCGTAGTTATCGGAGATACCGAAGCTCTAGTGCCTTCTCCAATGATGCAGTGTGTGCAGGTGAGTACGCATATCCTTAAACATCTTTTATCCTTTGGTGTCGGTTTAAGGCAACTTTGTGATGTGGCGAGACTTTACTTTACCTATCATGATGAGGTGGATGGTTTAGCATTAAAGCGGATTTACAGGAAAGTTTACATTGAGAAATGGGTGCATTTGCTCCATGAGCTGCTGGTACGATACATAGGTCTTCCGACTGTATATTTGCCTTTTGAAAGCAAGGAGCATGTATCAGCCGATTGGGTGATGACGGATATTCTGGAGGGTGGTAATTTTGGGTTTCATAATGAGGACAGCTCATCAGGCTCCGGACGAGATAGAAAGAAGTTATGGTGGAATGCGAAACGGTATTTTCGCTACGCACCAATGGAAGTGCTCAGCTTTCCACTGGTACATTTTTACTCGAGATTGATTAGTTAG
- a CDS encoding glycosyltransferase family 2 protein → MKSSTPLVSIIVPVYNAEETLHSTLASLKAQTYKRLELIFVDDCSTDGSSIILNKFLSEYDKGQFFGIQLVRHFENSGVATARNTGLDQAQGDYIYFVDADDWIEPNTVELLVEEAVQSMADIVGFNWFLSFKENEREMRQPEFSSAQEAVEWMMMGKMRWNLWLFFVKRSLYEDHAVRFLEGMNMGEDMLVMIKLFVYARKVHHVDSALYHYGRSNSDSLTNVYSSRHIEEVTQNVRELEAFLSDSKFGVESKSLINDLKLNIKLPLLISDKKAQYRRWASWFPEVNHLATANKGLSWRIRVLQWAAASKNYWLIRLHYHLIIRMVYGVIYK, encoded by the coding sequence ATGAAGAGTTCGACGCCACTAGTTTCCATTATTGTGCCGGTTTATAATGCTGAGGAGACATTGCATAGTACGCTAGCCTCGTTAAAAGCACAAACTTATAAACGCCTCGAGCTGATTTTTGTCGATGATTGTAGTACGGATGGAAGTTCTATTATTTTAAATAAGTTCCTTTCGGAATATGATAAAGGTCAGTTTTTTGGAATTCAATTAGTACGTCATTTTGAAAATAGTGGGGTTGCGACTGCAAGAAACACTGGTTTAGATCAGGCGCAGGGCGATTATATTTACTTTGTAGACGCGGATGACTGGATTGAACCCAATACGGTGGAATTACTGGTTGAGGAAGCGGTACAAAGTATGGCGGATATTGTAGGTTTCAACTGGTTTTTATCATTTAAGGAAAACGAGCGGGAAATGAGGCAACCAGAGTTTTCCTCTGCTCAGGAGGCTGTGGAATGGATGATGATGGGTAAGATGCGGTGGAACTTATGGTTGTTCTTTGTGAAACGGAGCTTGTATGAAGATCACGCGGTTCGCTTCCTTGAGGGTATGAATATGGGCGAGGATATGTTGGTGATGATTAAATTGTTTGTTTATGCAAGAAAAGTTCACCATGTAGATTCGGCTCTTTATCATTACGGACGGTCGAATAGTGATTCGCTAACCAATGTGTATTCTAGCAGGCATATCGAAGAGGTTACTCAGAATGTGAGGGAGCTTGAGGCTTTCTTGTCAGATAGTAAATTTGGGGTCGAATCGAAGTCTTTGATTAATGATCTGAAATTGAATATCAAGTTGCCGCTTCTGATTTCAGATAAAAAAGCCCAATATAGACGTTGGGCTAGCTGGTTCCCGGAAGTTAATCACTTAGCGACAGCTAATAAAGGGCTTTCTTGGCGTATCCGTGTGCTTCAGTGGGCGGCTGCAAGCAAAAATTATTGGTTGATCAGGTTGCATTACCACTTGATAATAAGGATGGTATATGGTGTTATATATAAATAA
- a CDS encoding S24 family peptidase, with the protein MNERMAARKKITNDSYFERVESLLAEGKVVKIPVKGTSMLPSLKEGDHVLLNTTDMREMKWGTIVLALYRGGYILHRLVGRKGDILELAGDNNWVQIERVERDAVIGMVTEAYRGTELLRIYSTGSMQRAWLRYKFKPLLRVWGGLINKLNLKR; encoded by the coding sequence GTGAATGAGCGTATGGCGGCCAGAAAGAAGATAACGAACGACTCGTATTTTGAACGGGTGGAATCATTACTTGCAGAAGGAAAAGTGGTAAAGATCCCAGTAAAGGGTACGAGTATGTTACCGTCTTTAAAGGAGGGGGATCATGTGCTGTTGAATACTACGGATATGCGTGAAATGAAATGGGGAACAATTGTTTTGGCGCTTTATCGAGGAGGGTATATCCTTCACCGACTGGTTGGACGTAAAGGGGATATCCTAGAGTTGGCAGGCGACAATAATTGGGTTCAAATAGAACGTGTGGAACGTGATGCAGTCATCGGCATGGTGACGGAAGCTTATAGAGGAACGGAGCTATTGAGGATTTACTCGACTGGTAGCATGCAAAGAGCATGGTTGAGATACAAATTTAAGCCCTTACTGCGGGTATGGGGTGGTTTGATTAATAAATTAAATTTAAAGAGATGA